From a region of the Balneolales bacterium ANBcel1 genome:
- the secY gene encoding preprotein translocase subunit SecY, producing the protein MSLIQNFQNIFKIEELRKRILYVVGILLIYRLGTYITMPGVDASELTATTGAATDLLGLFDLFVGGAFARAGVFALGIMPYITAAIIIQLMGAVVPYFQKLQREGEEGRRKINQLTRYGTVLITLVQSIGFSINLMNTSPEAIVVSNTAFIITGMIVLTAGTVFVMWLGERITERGIGNGISLLIMIGIIAALPTSLLNEIQTKDNLIIVLFELGVLVLVISSVVLLTQGQRRIPVQYAKRVVGRKVYGGTTQYLPLRVNAAGVMPIIFAQSIMFIPSTVGTFFPGNETVQMLTAWSSDFTGVAYSIIFAIIVVFFTFFYTAIVINPKQMADTMKQQGGFIPGVRPGKQTVEFIDNILSRITLPGSIFIAIVAILPAVAANFGVTPGFAMFYGGTSLLIIVSVSLDTLQQIESHLMMRHYDGFMKTGRIRGRRR; encoded by the coding sequence ATGAGTTTGATTCAAAATTTCCAGAACATTTTTAAAATCGAAGAACTGCGAAAGCGGATCCTATATGTTGTAGGTATTCTTTTGATTTACAGGCTGGGGACGTATATCACCATGCCTGGTGTGGATGCTTCCGAACTAACCGCAACCACCGGCGCCGCTACGGATCTGCTTGGCCTGTTCGACCTCTTTGTAGGTGGAGCTTTTGCCCGTGCAGGGGTGTTCGCTCTTGGCATCATGCCATATATTACGGCGGCCATTATCATCCAGTTGATGGGTGCTGTAGTCCCATATTTCCAAAAGCTCCAGAGGGAAGGAGAAGAGGGAAGACGGAAAATCAATCAGCTTACTCGTTATGGGACGGTTTTAATCACCCTAGTTCAGTCTATCGGTTTTTCAATCAACCTGATGAATACTTCGCCGGAAGCCATTGTGGTGAGCAATACCGCGTTCATTATAACCGGTATGATCGTGCTTACAGCAGGAACGGTGTTTGTCATGTGGCTGGGAGAGAGGATTACGGAACGCGGCATTGGAAACGGGATTTCGCTGCTGATCATGATTGGTATCATTGCCGCGCTGCCCACCAGTTTGCTCAATGAGATTCAAACCAAGGATAACCTCATCATTGTCCTTTTTGAATTGGGAGTACTTGTCCTTGTGATTTCATCCGTTGTGTTGCTGACACAGGGTCAACGCCGGATACCGGTTCAGTATGCCAAGCGGGTTGTCGGGCGGAAAGTCTACGGAGGCACGACCCAGTATCTGCCGTTGCGTGTTAACGCCGCCGGTGTTATGCCCATTATTTTTGCCCAGTCCATCATGTTTATTCCGAGCACGGTTGGTACGTTTTTCCCGGGTAATGAAACGGTTCAGATGCTCACGGCCTGGTCCAGTGATTTCACGGGTGTCGCCTATTCGATCATTTTTGCAATTATTGTGGTGTTCTTTACGTTCTTCTACACCGCAATTGTGATCAACCCCAAACAGATGGCGGATACCATGAAGCAGCAGGGAGGCTTTATCCCCGGTGTTCGCCCCGGCAAGCAAACCGTCGAGTTTATCGACAATATCCTTTCGAGGATCACGCTTCCGGGATCTATTTTCATCGCCATTGTTGCGATATTACCGGCAGTTGCAGCCAATTTCGGTGTTACTCCCGGCTTTGCGATGTTTTACGGAGGAACAAGTCTGTTGATTATCGTCAGTGTGTCGCTGGATACACTTCAGCAAATTGAAAGCCACTTGATGATGCGGCATTATGACGGGTTCATGAAAACTGGCCGAATTCGTGGCCGAAGAAGGTAA
- the rplO gene encoding 50S ribosomal protein L15 produces the protein MKLHSLVSPEPNKKTRKRVGRGEGSGLGKQSGRGHKGQKSGSGYSKKRGFEGGQMPLQRRIPKFGFKNPFRTEYVALNLDAIAEFRENNKLGDAITIEELVKAGIIRKNEKVKVLGRGEVSDKITIEAHGFSKSAIDKIEKAGGSVTKIENH, from the coding sequence ATGAAATTACACAGTCTTGTCTCCCCGGAACCGAATAAGAAGACGCGCAAACGCGTAGGTCGTGGTGAAGGATCCGGGCTCGGTAAACAGTCGGGCCGAGGTCATAAGGGCCAGAAGTCGGGCAGCGGTTATTCCAAGAAACGTGGTTTTGAAGGCGGACAGATGCCGCTTCAGCGCCGTATTCCCAAATTTGGTTTTAAAAACCCGTTCCGCACGGAGTATGTCGCCTTGAATCTGGATGCGATAGCTGAGTTCCGTGAAAATAACAAACTGGGTGACGCGATCACTATTGAAGAACTCGTGAAGGCGGGAATCATCAGAAAAAACGAGAAAGTGAAGGTTCTCGGGCGGGGAGAAGTGAGCGACAAGATTACCATTGAAGCTCACGGCTTCAGCAAGTCCGCCATCGACAAAATTGAAAAGGCAGGCGGGTCTGTAACTAAAATTGAAAATCATTGA
- the rpsE gene encoding 30S ribosomal protein S5, whose translation MPKIKRKQYNIKASELNLEERLVHINRVAKVVKGGRRFSFNAIVVVGNKEGIVGHGLGKANEVADAIQKGIDNAKKNLIRIPLTKTKSIPHPIIGKCGAGKVLLRPASDGTGVIAGQAVRSVVESAGVLNILSKSLGSANPHNVVKGTFDALKKLQDPIEIAQRRGVSLKKVFEG comes from the coding sequence ATGCCAAAGATTAAAAGAAAACAGTATAACATCAAAGCCAGTGAGCTTAACCTTGAAGAACGGCTGGTTCACATCAACCGTGTGGCCAAAGTAGTGAAAGGTGGACGCCGGTTCAGTTTCAACGCTATTGTGGTGGTCGGCAACAAGGAAGGTATTGTCGGGCACGGACTTGGAAAGGCTAATGAAGTGGCGGATGCCATTCAGAAAGGAATTGATAATGCCAAGAAGAATCTGATTCGCATCCCTCTCACCAAAACCAAGTCCATACCCCATCCGATTATTGGAAAATGCGGTGCCGGCAAAGTGTTGCTTCGACCTGCATCCGATGGTACAGGCGTAATCGCCGGTCAGGCGGTCCGATCGGTTGTGGAAAGTGCTGGGGTTCTCAATATCCTTTCCAAGTCGCTTGGTTCGGCCAATCCCCACAATGTGGTCAAAGGCACTTTTGATGCATTGAAAAAGCTACAGGATCCGATTGAAATCGCCCAGAGAAGGGGCGTTTCACTGAAGAAAGTGTTCGAGGGTTAA
- the rplR gene encoding 50S ribosomal protein L18, with the protein MSNFVKTAKRARIRRRVRSKISGTAEKPRLAVFKSSKHVYAQLIDDQAGVTIVASSTLAKDLKSDLEGKPKMDMSELIGEHIGKLAVEKGITKVVFDRGGYKYHGIVKKLAEGARKGGLQF; encoded by the coding sequence ATGAGTAATTTTGTAAAGACAGCGAAAAGAGCCAGGATTCGCAGGAGAGTCCGCTCAAAAATATCCGGTACAGCGGAAAAGCCGCGACTGGCTGTTTTTAAGAGTTCAAAACATGTGTACGCCCAGCTGATAGACGATCAGGCGGGAGTCACCATTGTTGCTTCCTCGACCCTGGCAAAAGATTTGAAGTCCGATCTGGAAGGCAAACCCAAAATGGATATGTCGGAACTGATCGGAGAGCACATCGGGAAGCTAGCCGTAGAGAAGGGAATCACCAAAGTGGTTTTTGACCGAGGTGGATACAAGTATCATGGAATTGTCAAAAAATTAGCCGAAGGCGCTCGTAAAGGAGGATTACAGTTTTAA